Proteins encoded together in one Orcinus orca chromosome 13, mOrcOrc1.1, whole genome shotgun sequence window:
- the SOCS5 gene encoding suppressor of cytokine signaling 5: protein MDKVGKMWNNFKYRCQNLFSHEGGSRSENVDMNSNRCLSVKDKNISIGDSAPQQQSSPLRENVALQPGLSPSKNSSRRNRNCATEIPQIVEISIEKDNDSCVTPGTRLARRDSYSRHAPWGGKKKHSCSTKTQSSLDTDKKFGRTRSGLQRRERRYGVSSVHDMDSVSSRAVGSRSLRQRLQDTVGLCFPMRTYNKQSKPLFSNKRKIHLSELMLEKCPFPAGSDLAQKWHLIKQHTAPVSPHSTFFDTFDPSLVSTEDEEDRLRERRRLSIEEGVDPPPNAQIHTFEATAQVNPLYKLGPKLAPGMTEINGDNSAIPQANCDSEEDTTTLCLQSRRQKQRQVSGDSHAHVSRQGAWKVHTQIDYIHCLVPDLLQITGNPCYWGVMDRYEAEALLEGKPEGTFLLRDSAQEDYLFSVSFRRYNRSLHARIEQWNHNFSFDAHDPCVFHSSTVTGLLEHYKDPSSCMFFEPLLTISLNRTFPFSLQYICRAVICRCTTYDGIDGLPLPSMLQDFLKEYHYKQKVRVRWLEREPVKAK, encoded by the coding sequence ATGGATAAAGTGGGGAAAATGTGGAATAACTTCAAATACAGGTGTCAGAATCTCTTCAGTCATGAGGGAGGAAGCCGTAGTGAAAATGTGGATATGAACTCCAACAGATGTTTGTCTGTCAAAGACAAAAACATCAGTATAGGAGACTCAGCTCCTCAGCAACAAAGCAGTCCCTTAAGAGAAAATGTTGCCTTACAACCGGGGTTAAGCCCTTCAAAGAATTCTTCAAGGAGAAACCGAAACTGTGCCACTGAAATTCCTCAGATTGTTGAAATAAGCATTGAAAAGGATAATGACTCATGTGTCACCCCAGGAACAAGACTTGCAAGAAGAGATTCCTACTCTCGACATGCTCCCTGGGGTGGGAAGAAGAAACATTCCTGTTCTACAAAGACACAGAGTTCACTAGATACCGATAAAAAGTTTGGTAGAACTCGAAGTGGACTTCAAAGGAGAGAGAGGCGATATGGTGTAAGCTCTGTGCACGACATGGACAGCGTTTCCAGCAGAGCCGTAGGAAGTCGCTCTCTGAGACAGAGGTTGCAGGATACTGTGGGCTTGTGTTTTCCCATGAGAACTTACAACAAGCAGTCAAAGCCCCTCTtttctaataaaagaaaaatacaccttTCTGAGTTAATGCTTGAGAAATGCCCTTTTCCTGCTGGCTCGGATTTGGCCCAAAAATGGCATTTGATTAAACAGCATACAGCCCCTGTGAGCCCACATTCTACATTTTTTGATACATTTGATCCATCCTTggtttctacggaagatgaagaAGATAGGCTTCGAGAGAGAAGGCGGCTTAGTATTGAAGAAGGGGTTGACCCCCCTCCCAACGCACAAATACATACGTTTGAAGCCACTGCACAGGTTAACCCGTTATATAAACTGGGACCAAAGTTAGCTCCTGGAATGACTGAAATAAATGGGGACAATTCTGCAATTCCACAAGCTAATTGTGACTCTGAAGAGGACACAACCACGCTGTGTTTGCAGTCACGGAGGCAGAAGCAACGTCAGGTATCTGGAGACAGCCATGCCCACGTTAGCAGACAGGGAGCTTGGAAAGTCCATACACAGATTGATTACATACACTGCCTCGTGCCGGATTTGCTTCAGATCACAGGTAATCCCTGTTACTGGGGAGTGATGGACCGTTACGAAGCAGAAGCCCTTCTGGAAGGGAAACCTGAAGGTACATTTTTGCTCAGGGACTCTGCACAGGAGGACTACCTCTTCTCTGTGAGCTTCCGTCGCTACAACAGATCCCTGCATGCCCGAATTGAACAGTGGAATCACAACTTTAGTTTTGATGCTCACGACCCGTGTGTGTTTCACTCCTCCACTGTAACAGGACTTTTGGAACATTACAAAGACCCCAGTTCTTGCATGTTTTTTGAACCATTGCTTACGATATCACTAAATAGGACTTTCCCTTTTAGCCTGCAGTACATCTGCCGTGCAGTCATCTGCAGATGCACTACGTATGATGGAATTGATGGGCTCCCTTTACCGTCAATGttacaggattttttaaaagagtatcaTTATAAACAAAAAGTTAGAGTTCGCTGGCTAGAACGAGAACCAGTCAAGGCAAAGTAA